A single Chloracidobacterium sp. DNA region contains:
- a CDS encoding helix-turn-helix transcriptional regulator, with protein sequence MARIAELSGSHFLNLFKKEIGMPPMAYLCSLRLERAKFLIETTFLRIKEIGVQTGLVNDTQFTRCFKKKFGITPSAYRKRCWEIEQSIPPNRQ encoded by the coding sequence ATGGCTCGTATTGCCGAACTTTCTGGCTCACATTTTCTTAATCTTTTCAAGAAAGAGATCGGAATGCCGCCAATGGCGTATCTTTGTAGTCTTAGGTTGGAGCGAGCCAAATTTTTGATCGAAACGACATTTCTGCGGATCAAAGAGATTGGAGTTCAAACCGGACTCGTCAATGACACCCAATTTACCCGCTGCTTCAAAAAGAAATTCGGTATAACTCCGTCCGCATATCGCAAACGTTGTTGGGAAATCGAACAGTCAATTCCGCCAAATAGACAGTAA
- the rpsG gene encoding 30S ribosomal protein S7: MPRRRVAGRREVLPDPIYNSIAVTKFINGLMWEGKKSVAEQIFYAAMDKLAEKTGEEPIKVFKKAIDGVAPTLEVKSRRIGGATYQVPLEVSRDRRNTLAIRWIVLNARNRSEKTMVDRLVGELLDSTNGRGGAMKKKDDVHRMAEANKAFAHYRF, encoded by the coding sequence ATGCCAAGACGTAGAGTTGCAGGAAGAAGAGAAGTATTGCCGGATCCGATCTATAACAGCATCGCCGTGACCAAGTTTATTAACGGTCTGATGTGGGAAGGCAAAAAGAGCGTCGCTGAGCAGATCTTTTACGCGGCGATGGACAAGCTTGCCGAAAAGACCGGTGAAGAGCCGATCAAGGTATTTAAGAAAGCTATTGACGGCGTCGCTCCGACCCTCGAGGTCAAGTCACGCCGCATCGGTGGTGCAACATATCAGGTGCCGCTCGAAGTCAGCCGTGACCGCCGCAATACGCTGGCGATCCGCTGGATCGTATTGAACGCACGCAACCGCAGTGAGAAAACGATGGTCGACCGCCTGGTAGGCGAGTTGCTCGACTCCACAAACGGTCGCGGCGGAGCGATGAAGAAGAAGGACGACGTCCACCGTATG
- a CDS encoding (2Fe-2S)-binding protein: MTNLETYLANFTESDWLAAVETLLPEIHEVDKNAVQIWFRFYPLSLKLAIDAAEDRDATLHSFGMQGNFDIAGQIDTSHHFLYGHRYWKTVKAAIEAEAVVFTDQTHELAEEIKQIAILVAEKLKADRKLVNAIVAVGLATLNQVGLDAFKAAAGEIEKASGIMSKSPDAIVTERATDDSQGIFGFLKTVNKKFSVNFASLSAAGKFAIMQDQEVTGASANDRSQNWQAKDERCWEGPVPVECTAASCGTCWVGVLGGQDKLTDVSPRERRQMKIFGYNQPDEPKPFIRLSCQAIASGNVSIVIPPWNAIFGKKIHGNVEDLVLQPATTSAKVLRETIASATSDE; encoded by the coding sequence ATGACGAATCTTGAAACATATCTAGCTAATTTTACCGAGTCTGACTGGCTCGCCGCGGTTGAGACGCTTTTGCCGGAGATCCACGAGGTCGATAAGAATGCCGTGCAGATCTGGTTCCGGTTTTATCCGCTCAGTCTCAAACTGGCGATCGACGCTGCCGAAGACCGTGATGCGACCCTGCACAGCTTTGGTATGCAGGGCAATTTCGACATTGCCGGTCAGATCGACACTTCGCACCATTTCCTCTACGGCCATCGTTACTGGAAAACGGTAAAAGCGGCCATTGAGGCCGAGGCTGTGGTCTTCACCGATCAGACGCACGAGCTTGCCGAGGAGATCAAGCAGATCGCGATACTTGTCGCCGAAAAGCTAAAGGCTGATCGGAAGTTGGTAAATGCGATCGTCGCTGTCGGCCTCGCAACACTAAATCAAGTCGGACTTGATGCTTTCAAGGCCGCCGCCGGCGAAATAGAAAAGGCGTCCGGAATAATGTCGAAATCGCCCGATGCGATCGTCACCGAGCGTGCAACTGACGATTCCCAGGGCATATTCGGCTTTCTCAAGACGGTCAATAAGAAGTTTTCGGTCAATTTCGCGTCGCTAAGTGCCGCCGGCAAATTTGCCATAATGCAGGATCAGGAGGTCACCGGAGCCTCGGCCAATGACCGCTCGCAGAATTGGCAGGCCAAGGACGAACGCTGCTGGGAAGGCCCGGTACCGGTCGAGTGTACTGCTGCCTCGTGCGGAACCTGCTGGGTCGGAGTTTTAGGCGGACAGGACAAATTGACCGACGTCAGCCCGCGTGAACGCCGACAGATGAAGATATTCGGCTATAACCAGCCGGACGAACCCAAACCTTTCATTCGCCTTTCGTGTCAGGCTATTGCGTCCGGCAACGTCAGTATAGTAATACCCCCGTGGAATGCCATCTTTGGCAAAAAGATCCACGGCAACGTCGAGGATCTAGTCCTGCAGCCTGCCACGACGTCTGCTAAGGTTCTTCGCGAAACTATCGCGTCCGCGACCAGCGACGAATAA
- a CDS encoding EamA family transporter, translating into MWYKSLVVQEKKPIPPVVLVVLAVLLWSTGGMFIKLATNLDAYQVTFFRSLLAGITVLIVTRRNGLRINAFGLMASGIYASLLFLFVWATKHTTAANAIFLQYTAPIYILVLAPFIIGEKFHLRDLVTIVFCIGGMSLFFVGDLNIGDYQGNIAALGSGIALGLYIMLLRHPRAAAMNSTITVIYGNLLLALIMLPSGIAAIPKMTLMDAAAVGFLGIFQIGVAYILFIKGVNRGTRPLDASIIGFIEPLLNPVWVFFFVGEQPQKWAILGGVVIVVTVIAHTFIQYRNRPTTATSA; encoded by the coding sequence GTGTGGTACAAATCTCTCGTGGTCCAAGAAAAGAAACCAATTCCGCCTGTTGTCTTGGTCGTCCTCGCGGTCCTGCTCTGGAGTACCGGCGGGATGTTCATCAAGCTTGCGACCAATCTTGACGCATATCAGGTAACATTTTTTCGTTCATTGCTGGCCGGAATTACGGTCTTGATCGTCACGCGGCGCAATGGATTGCGGATAAACGCGTTCGGCCTGATGGCGTCGGGCATCTATGCCTCTCTTCTGTTTCTCTTCGTGTGGGCCACCAAGCACACGACCGCCGCCAACGCTATATTTCTCCAGTACACGGCCCCGATCTACATTCTGGTCCTTGCACCCTTCATCATCGGCGAAAAGTTTCACCTGCGTGATCTCGTCACGATCGTTTTCTGTATTGGCGGAATGAGTCTTTTCTTTGTCGGCGATCTCAATATCGGCGATTATCAGGGTAACATCGCGGCATTGGGTTCGGGCATCGCTCTCGGACTTTACATAATGCTCCTGCGTCATCCGCGGGCGGCGGCGATGAATTCGACGATCACCGTCATCTACGGCAATTTACTGCTCGCGCTTATTATGCTGCCGTCCGGGATCGCCGCCATACCGAAAATGACGCTAATGGATGCCGCAGCGGTCGGGTTTCTAGGAATTTTTCAGATCGGTGTCGCATACATTCTATTTATTAAGGGCGTCAACCGCGGCACTCGCCCACTTGATGCCTCGATCATAGGCTTTATCGAACCGCTGCTAAATCCGGTCTGGGTCTTCTTCTTTGTCGGCGAACAGCCACAAAAGTGGGCGATTCTCGGTGGCGTAGTGATCGTCGTGACCGTCATCGCTCATACATTTATCCAATACCGCAATCGACCGACAACCGCTACCTCCGCCTAG
- a CDS encoding tetratricopeptide repeat protein produces the protein MKKIFVSLLFLPILFSITQAQYFSSTTAANAGAKFRAGDSDGAIAILTKAIEKGKDLYEAHLMRGNIRSMKGDLDGAIADYSVALEIDPAAGEVYQKRAMYRKFKRDYAGAVKDLDSAIANSKYPARIFVDRGRVKEDLGDANGALADFQAALSYEPRLASAVIGISQLRERAGERDSAILVLSDFLAAFEGRHAGKEPVANVDIVGGGAAVKRESGESKDKQEFLISTGVVRSRPSTREESDRETAQMEQMLNVSHAYMTIGRIYIDNGDDVKALENIEKGLKMNPQDPYGYSLRSRIRWKLADLRGVIDDMTKVVASPMRSPGYHLDRAILLTLQGKDAEAAAEFALHQKIFPALTDEKIQTQIERAKELRTGAPSKP, from the coding sequence TGAAAAAGATTTTTGTATCGTTGCTTTTCCTGCCTATTCTGTTTTCCATTACGCAGGCTCAATATTTCTCATCGACGACGGCAGCGAACGCCGGAGCGAAATTCCGAGCCGGTGATAGCGACGGAGCTATCGCGATTTTGACCAAGGCAATCGAGAAAGGGAAAGATCTCTACGAAGCACACCTAATGCGCGGGAATATTCGATCCATGAAGGGCGATCTGGATGGAGCCATCGCGGATTATTCCGTGGCGCTGGAGATCGATCCGGCGGCGGGCGAAGTTTATCAGAAACGGGCGATGTACCGAAAGTTTAAGCGGGATTACGCCGGAGCGGTCAAGGACCTCGATTCGGCTATTGCAAATTCGAAATACCCGGCCCGAATTTTCGTCGACCGTGGACGGGTCAAAGAAGATCTCGGCGACGCGAACGGTGCACTGGCGGATTTTCAAGCCGCATTGTCCTACGAACCAAGGCTCGCGTCAGCGGTTATCGGCATTTCTCAACTTCGTGAAAGGGCCGGTGAACGTGACAGTGCGATCCTTGTGCTCAGCGACTTCCTTGCCGCGTTTGAAGGACGTCACGCGGGCAAAGAGCCAGTAGCCAACGTTGATATCGTCGGCGGTGGTGCTGCCGTCAAACGTGAGTCGGGCGAAAGCAAGGACAAACAGGAGTTCCTAATTTCGACCGGCGTCGTGAGGTCCCGGCCTTCAACAAGAGAAGAATCGGATAGGGAGACTGCTCAGATGGAGCAAATGCTGAATGTTTCCCACGCGTACATGACGATAGGCCGAATTTATATCGATAATGGCGACGACGTCAAGGCTCTTGAGAACATCGAAAAAGGACTCAAGATGAATCCTCAAGACCCTTACGGCTACTCTTTACGCAGCCGGATCCGCTGGAAACTCGCCGATCTACGCGGTGTCATCGACGACATGACCAAGGTCGTTGCATCCCCGATGCGTTCGCCAGGCTATCACCTCGATAGAGCAATATTGTTAACGCTACAGGGAAAAGACGCCGAGGCCGCCGCCGAATTCGCCCTTCATCAGAAAATATTCCCTGCACTTACCGACGAAAAGATACAGACCCAGATCGAACGTGCAAAAGAACTCCGAACTGGTGCTCCTTCGAAGCCATAA
- a CDS encoding 30S ribosomal protein S12, which yields MPTINQLVRKGRQRVKYKTASPALQSNPQKRGVCTRVYTSTPKKPNSALRKVARVRLTNQIEVTTYIPGIGHNLQEHSIVLIRGGRVKDLPGVRYHVVRGTLDASGVANRNQARSKYGAKRPKGAK from the coding sequence ATGCCGACGATCAACCAATTAGTTAGAAAAGGACGCCAACGCGTTAAGTATAAAACGGCCAGCCCCGCTCTGCAGTCAAATCCGCAGAAGCGTGGGGTTTGCACACGTGTCTACACCTCGACACCGAAAAAGCCGAACTCGGCTCTTCGTAAGGTTGCTCGTGTGCGTCTGACCAACCAGATCGAAGTCACGACCTACATTCCGGGTATCGGGCATAACCTGCAGGAGCACTCGATCGTGCTTATCCGCGGCGGCCGCGTCAAGGATCTTCCGGGTGTTCGTTATCACGTTGTCCGCGGTACGCTAGATGCCTCAGGCGTCGCAAACCGCAATCAGGCCCGTTCGAAGTACGGTGCAAAACGTCCGAAGGGAGCTAAGTAA